The genomic window GAACATATGCCACGCACGGGCTAGGGAGCGGGGGCTCCCGGGCAGGCTTTGCTTACAGTGAGGACCAGGAATGTTTCACGTGAAACATGGCCGAAAAGAGAGCGGGGTCAGGCCCGTAGGTCCACACAGCGGCCGTTGCCGAGTAAGGGTTACTTCGGGGCGGGAACTCACTCGCAAGACGACAGACCGCCCGTCAGCCGCAGCGAACCGCCTTGTTTGCCAACTGGTGGACCAGGCGCCGCGCCGTCTGTACGTCATTTCGCGCCCTACAGCCCTACAGCCCTACAGCCCTACAGCCCTACAGCCCTACAGCCCTACAGCCCTACAGCCCTACAGCCCTACAGCCCTACAGCCCTACAGCGATGATGATGTCCCACGCCGCGCCTCAAAGCACTACGAGCGCGGTTCCCGCGTGGCGAGTTCGGCCGCGGCCTCAAGGTAGGACAGTGCGCCCGTAGAGCTGGGATCGTACGTGATCACGCTCTGCTGGTAGCTGGGCGCCTCGGAGATGCGCACGGAGCGCGGAATCATGGTTTCCATGACCTCGTCGGGGAAGTGCTGACGCACCTCGTCGGCCACTTGGGAGGCCAGGTTGGTGCGCCCGTCGTACATGGTCAGCAGGATGGAGGACACCGTGAGCTTGGGGTTCAGGTGCTTCTGGATCATGGAGATGTTGTTGAGCAGCTGGCTCAAACCCTCCAGGGCGTAGTACTCGCACTGAATGGGGATCAGCACCTCGGTAGCGGCCACGAATGCGTTGATGGTCAGCAGCCCCAGGCTAGGCGGGCAGTCGATGAACACGTAGTCCAGTCGGGGGAGCCCCTGATCTTCACGCGCCGTGGCGTAGTCGGCCAGCGCGCGCTGCAACCTCTGCTCACGGGCCACCACGGAAACGAGCTCGATCTCGGCACCGGCCAGGTCGATGGTGGCCGGCAGGACCCAGAGGTTCTGCATCTCCGGGGACTCCTTGACCACATCGGCCACGGGCACCTCGTCGATGAGCACGTCGTAGACGGAGTCGGCGTCCGATCCGTGGGGGATGCCCAGGGCCGTGGAGGCGTTGCCCTGCGGATCATTGTCCACCACCAGGACGTTCTGCCCCTGCTTGGCCAGGGCAACCGCGAGGTTCACCGAAGTGCTGGTCTTG from Kocuria rhizophila DC2201 includes these protein-coding regions:
- a CDS encoding ParA family protein; its protein translation is MEENKRRAKLKNVQLDPPTATRYITISNQKGGVGKTSTSVNLAVALAKQGQNVLVVDNDPQGNASTALGIPHGSDADSVYDVLIDEVPVADVVKESPEMQNLWVLPATIDLAGAEIELVSVVAREQRLQRALADYATAREDQGLPRLDYVFIDCPPSLGLLTINAFVAATEVLIPIQCEYYALEGLSQLLNNISMIQKHLNPKLTVSSILLTMYDGRTNLASQVADEVRQHFPDEVMETMIPRSVRISEAPSYQQSVITYDPSSTGALSYLEAAAELATREPRS